The genomic window TCTCTGAAAACCCGTTATTAACAGCAATAAAATAAGATGTATATTTAAGTGTGAAGTCATTTGTCTCTTCTCACTGTGACCGCGCACGACTTGAGTAGCTCAGCACATGTAATGTGGGACTAATCTGAACTGAAACTCCCAAAATATGGCAAACAATATGTTTATTGCTTCTTTGTCTCTCGCTAGacagtgtttatatttttgacatatCGCTGAATTATCCGCTTCTCCCAATGGCAGTTATAGAAATGCTGAAGCAGGAATGAGACTCCACCTGTTGTTACACACAGTgcagtataatatatatagagAGTTAATTTAAAAGTTAGAAGACATACCTTTTTACCTTTAATCTATGTCACAATGATAATCACAATGTCACTAGCTGATTGTGTGCCGTGACAATAAGACAGGTAATTAGAGgaacataataaacaataaataagccATCAAAACGTTGCTTTACACCAGGGTATCATATTTTTTTGAGGTAACTGGCTATAGTTAAAAACTGGCAATACTTTAAAAGTGTAAACAAAATCATCCCACAGGTGaaaatatagatagatacagatGTATAATTCTCATCTTCCGGGTAAAAACTTAACTAAACCTTAAAATACAATACGTTAAATGGGAAGATGGGAGCTACGAGTAATGTTACAATGGtttgtgtgtaaagttatatgtCGTAAACTGTGCGATATGAAAGTTTTAACTACTTTCAGGATTTACTCTCGGGATGTTTACGTGAAACATGTGCACGGAGAGTGGAAACCTGACGACCACTGGGATGCGTCGTCTCTCTCCCGCCAGCCAATGAGAGATGACATCAGTTCCTCTCCAGCCAATCGATGCACGGCAGGTTCAGTCCATCCAGCGAATCGGCTAACAGTTTGAAGCGCTGATGCAACTAACCTGCAACAACAGCCACATATCTCCTGGGTAGCAAAACGTGTTCTTCCTCGCTAGAATAAATGAAGTAGTCCCTGTGTAACAATACATATCTGAACGGCAGCGTGTTTGTGCTATGATATACATATTTAATGTATAGCCAGATATTGCGAATGCCATCCCAACTCTCGTGAATAGCAACTTTCAAAACGTATTCTTCTCTCAAACCAACAGTCTTTCTAGATAAGTATATAATGGCTACGAACTGTTTTCACGGAGGTCGAGGAGAAAATATGACAGCTAGGTCTTCTGGGCGTTTTCGCCGGTGCTTCAACTCGAGGTGTGAAATTTATTCTAGACCAAAACATCCGTAGGGCGGAGGAATCTATAGCACGGGGGCTGACCGCGTGACGCAGCTGGTTGCTAGGGGTGGGTGACCTGATGCATTGACTCAATTAGCCGATTCTCAGTCATCAACTCCATCACAACAAAGCAAGACCAGCAGCACTTCAGTCCAAGACACTCCGGAGACATGGCTTTTTAATTCAGTATTGTCCTCGATCTTAAAGAAACACCGTGCTTTGCTCTTGCAACGCACCCCAAGCCCAAAACATTTCAGCAAGAATGGAGTAAGTGCAACTTATTACTTTTTGTGATTTATGTGCGAGGCAATTGGGTCTTTGGCTCTTAGCAGAGTAGTTTTGGggtgtattgtttttgtttagatgTTGTTAATAGTGTTGTCACAATGTTTTATGCAGTGCCTTGCTTATTGTTAAAGTTTCAGACACTTCAGCTCTCTTAGTTCTGTTTTTCGTTCCTGAACATTTGATAAACTTTATAATTAATCCCACGATAATATATTTTACCTAATTTATTAGTATTTTGACACTAAAGATGACATATTACATTTAGATTGACATCTCTATTCCATTCTTGTACGCATTTTGACGTGATTAAAGACGGTTTGATGAACAGCTTGCCAGTGGTTTTTAATAAACGGATTATCTTTGCTCTAGAGCCTGGCTATTTAAGCAAGGGTTTCATGTCATTCTGCCATGAAAAAAACTTTTTCCGTTGCCTATTCTTTTGACAGTCTATCACTTTAATGAATAGTATTATCTCTTGATTCATATACAACGTAAGTCTTTTCCCCCCTATCCCGCTCAGAAATAGCCACGTTGCCCCCCAAAAAAGCAAGAATCATTTTAAAGCTTTCAGAAAAATAGGTGTATTTGGTTTCGCATTACGTCATAGTGTAGCCCACGTGCTCGTCGACTAGTTCATACACCTAGTTCATAGGCGCCGAATGCTTAGAAAGGTTGAATTAGAGTATAATGGAtgattttaaaaacacacacatttgtttggtTTGTTCCTGCTGTTTGAAAGTTTTGTCCCCTAaggttgtttgtttattttttccgaacaaatacatacataaaattgTTCTATGTCGGAGATTAGTCTATAAACAAACTGGACTTCAGTTTAGATGTTAAGAGAGCATTATGAGATATCTTAGGCTGCATTAAATGTTAACCAACTGgctttttgtttgttctttcttaATATATGAAAGCtcaaatggggggaaaaaaacatccCAAAAGACTAATTATCAGTATAGTCTAAAACTATGATATGAAGAAACTTTCCATTTGTGTGTTTTGAAAATTTAGGCTTCTACTAAATTTCCCACAAGTAGAGCATTCGCCTTGTTCTCTTGGATCTCAATAGAGTTCCCCTAAGTGGGCACATGGGACGCTGATGTATGGAAAAGTGGTACTTTTCTAAATTTGTCCCTCGCTAATCACCAGTGTGTCTTAACTGATGCTGCTGTAGCAAAATGGAGGGTTATAGTCATGTTACCCAGTTTGCACTGTATCTCTTATCTTTTTAACTCTTAAAATATTGAATTATGGACAGGTTGAGTTATTTTTAGAAATTTTATGTGAGCCTGGACAAGTTTTGAATGGAAAGTCTCTCCAACTGGGAGACATTGATTTAGCAGTCTTTTTTAACCAACCTACTTTAATAACTGGAAATGATTGGTTGGTGTAATGGTATCTCCTAGATTCTAGATAGAACGATATCTCAGACAATGTGATTAACGCACTTTCCGTTATTATGTTCCCCTCTTTTTTAGGTTCCATAATGCACACCAAGCCCTGTTTTCTGTGGCTCAACTCTCAAACTTCACTATTTTGCACTGTAAGCTCGGACATTTGAATCGTAGGACCAACGGACAGGATGATGACTATGTCAGCACCCATTTGGAAGACTTTACTTGTTTGCCCGGCAGAccccctcactctctctcacccacAGGCTAACCACAGCCAATCGGAGGGGCGCAAAGGGGAGGGGCCAGAAGAGAGCCAGCACTTAATTGGTGAGTTGCAGTGaatacagttttttatttttcccagTTTCAGGTGGGCACCGCACTGCAGCACATTTCGTTCTCCTTGAACAGTGAGTAAAACTACCAATGTGGAtctataatatattatttgtagatAGCATGCTACTTTATTGCTGccttttgatttttgattttgcaAGTACACTGAACTATAATtggtctttttttaattaaaatgtacaacattaaaTACTACCTGTCTagttttttcatttcatttcaatgaTTGTACTATATTGGATCTCTAGGCCAGTGATTAACATGTTGTCCTCTGTTTTCCCTATAGGTGATGGTCTTAGTGATTGGATGACGGAAGAAGTAGATTTCTCCTCTTACCTCCCAACCCCTCACTCCTCTCCCTCCCCAAATGCATCCCTTCCCCCCTCGCCCCTCCAGCATGACATTCAGGTGCCCTCAGATTTGGAGGTCATGACCTCTCTGCTGCAAGAGGAGCTTGCTCAGCTGGAGGATTACTTCCTGTCTGAACCACTCCCAGAAAAGGCCTCCAAACTGGGCAAATGCGACAAGGGTCCAACAGCAGTTGGTCCTCCATCGTATTACCAGTTGCCCTACACATCATATTCTTCTTccaaccaatcagaatccagcCCTCTACTTGTTACCCTGGCAACTGGGGAACTTGACTTGCTGAGCTTTTGTGGGGGTCCCATTGGGCGTACCAAAATTCCTAGACACACCCCTTACAGTTGCAGCCGCCCCAACAGCAACATCTGCAGCCGCAAGCGTGTTTCCGATGGGGCGAGGGTGGCTGAAAGCTACGAGAGTAGCATCTGGAGTTCCAAAGGATGTTCCTCAGGTAACTCAGCTGTTGCACCTGCTGGTAGCTATAGCTGTGCAGAAGATGAACAGGTGGTGGGCAAAGGCTACTGCCTGGGCAGTGCGGTGGAGATCAGAAGgtgcactattttacccaaaGAGGAGAAGAACTGCCGCTACACAGAAGAGGCCATTGCCACAAGTAAGGTTGTTGGCGGCGGATACGGATTTAGTGGACCCCTTCAAATTCCCCTAAAGAAAGATGAAATGATGTATGGTGTCAGAGAAGTAAATTTAAGTGGCATAGGAGGAAGCACAGAGATGGAGATAATGAGTGATGCAAAGAGTGGTTCTAGCGACGTGGTGAAGGCCAACACCACTTGGAAGTCTGAGCCCAACGAAAGCCGTTTCCTCCAAGGTACACCCCAAGAAGAGGCCTACAATAGCTTTCTAGGGGCCATCAATGACCCAGTTAAAGCAGAAAGTGCAGAGATTCATCGTCAACATAATAACTTTCACTGCGGCTTTCTTGAAGGCCAAGGCCCTGATTGTTTGGGTGGTGACCACCACAGACCAGAAATGGGATCTCCATGTGCTAGAGGAGTCTGTGTGTTAAAAGAAGATCCCTGCATTGTGAAACCAGAGCTAGAGGTACCACTTATCGAAGGGAACCATGGTGAACGCAAACAGAAGAAGAGAGATCAGAACAAGACTGCAGCTCACAGGTAGAGTATTTTCAGAATGGTAGGGTGCTGAGACAGGTTGCTTGGGGTTTGAAGTTGCACTTAAAGTCCATAATCCCTGATAGAGCTAATTgacattcctttaaaaacatgAAATTCATGCTTGGTTGTTTTATTTCTCTAATGCTGTACTACACAGTCAACTAGCATTATGAGCCTATAACCAGCAAGTCTGTAACAAGCATCTTTAAACTATGGTATTAAAATCCAAATTGAAGTGGACGCTTATGTGATTTGAAAGACCACACCTTCTCTCTGGacctgaaaatacaaaaatgccAGTTTAACTGTCAACAACTTTAACCATTTTTAACAGATATCGTCAAAGAAAGCGAGCAGAGTTTGACTCATTAGAGGAACAGCTTCATGGTCTGGAGGGTAGAAACCGAGAGCTGCGGGACAAGGCAGAATCAGTGGAACGGGAGATCCAGTATGTGAAAGACCTCCTGATTGAGGTGTACAAGGCCCGTAGCCAACGCCTAAAACAGGAAACCAGAACCTGACCAAAAGCTTGACCACCTGCAAGTAGAATTGTTAGCAACAGAATTTGAGTtggaatgttttatgtttttaggaaGTGGTGGAGGTTGTACTATTGCACgttattcaattatttaatttttgttacaAACTGACAAAGTCCATCAACAGCTGCAGCACAGACATCCACTTTCTCAGAAACAACTCCAAATCAGTCAATATGCACTGTGATTATGTCTTGTCTTGAATGACCGCCATTTTTTTAACATGGGTCTGCTTTCTTCAAGAGTGGCGGAATGAGTCATCCTCTTGTTTCCATAAATGAGCTTTATCAACAGAGCATTTACTGTTCAGGACTGACAGAAATCAGCATTGAATAAATCTAGACATTAaatgtttatcatttatttaGAAAAGGCTGGAAGATAATATCAAAATTTAGCATATGACCTGCATGTATCTTAATTTATTTAAAGGCTGTTTTTTAGtttcaattatttattaacaGTTTCAACATAATACTAATAATGCACAACCTATACAACATTTGTTGATGCTATTATCTTTATCGTTTTATATATCAATTAAGGAATAAGCACTGATATTAAAAGCAATCTATTTCTCAGATATTGAGTTTCAGGGGAATTCAAAATGAATTCACTCAGGAATAATGAACCTGATCATGTGTTTTTAAATCCCCAATTTAGATTAGTCCTGCAGCTCAGGTATACAATTTATGTCCAAAGTCATGGAGGTATGTCAGTTTGTAACTCAATGCTAAAGACATGGCACTGCCtaatgttgtgtgtgttgattttCTGTACTTTTGTTCTTGCATGCCGAAGGGTTCatgaatctttaaaaaataatgctttttttgtctGAATGACATGTTGAACATTACTGCAAAACTCTTTTTGCTTAAAAAATCCTATTTTACATTATCTTTGCTAATACGTTTCATTAGAGATGAATGAGTGAATTTGATTCACAAACCAATGCTTGGCCCAGTGGCTCTACTGTTATTGCGATAACAATCAGGGTTTGTGATTTTATAAAACTGGTTTGCTCTAATGCACAAGTGTGTGTTTGGGGACAGAAAATAAATCTTTATAGGGATAGCTTTTTATAATTAACTGAAATGATTGCATTGGCTTTATATACCAATTGCATACTCCCAGCAGCTTATAGCAatttttaattaatgtaaatgtcttaaattatgattattgcatttttaatctGCACAATTCATGGTTTTCATGTTTACAATTTAGTCGATTTCAGGGGGTTTTCCTGGCAACCTCTAGTGACTCTGATTTGCTACTTGATTAAATAGGGGACATGCAATATCACAGTTATAACAATAACAAAGAAATCATCAGCAAATCAAGCTTTGATTATTTCCTCTGTCGTTCTTTTGTGGCATTTTTGCCGAAGTGTGGTGTGTAAGTTATTACGTAgcaatattacatatattatttaattccTCTAAATTAACAACCTACTGAGAGCGCTTACCATAACGACTTAAAATATTCTTTCCTCATGGCGGTATACAATCATGTTTCTGAAATATAGCTTATTATGCGCTGTGTTTTATGCCCATATGTTggcaatgtttcttttttatacCCCCAACAAACGCGGTGTTCAAGGAGTTTACACCAGCTATAATACCAAGTTATTTTGTACGAGGCATTTCGATGTATCGTCTCCGAATAGAtgctttgtgttttcctgttacCCTTTGATTCCAATAAAGTGATTTGTTGTTTATGTCGGGATTATGGCTTTATGTGAGATTTGTATTCGGTATTCCTTGGGTTTAACGGGTAGAATTTACCCCCTTGTTTGGCCGGTATCTAGTTTACAGACAAGACAAATATTTAGATTCGGAATCCTCATTTCACGATGTGGAGGGAGGAAGTCTTAAAAAGCATCCCGACATCAGTTTATACGCTGTCGATGTCAGTTTTAGTTTACACAGAAAACAGAATGATGCGTCAGGTTTAGTACATCAACGGAGGATTCTTCTAAATGTATCCCAATGTTCATTGTATTTCACTCCTGCATTTTGTATCCCTAAAAGCTGTTGCATTAGTAAAGTTTCCCGGTTTATCttaaatcatgaaaaaaaaaaacacacaagcaaATTAAggagctgagaaaaaaaaaaaactttttttacttAAGTGATTTATTCTTTCAAATGTATGTCATAACCGGGACGCATACTATTTAAAATGAACGCCGATCAATCACGAGTGGTTACTGTTCAATATTTTCTGACTGACTCTTTAATTTAACTGTAGTAAACAACAGTATATTAATGTCTTAATGCTTGTCTTTTTCTCATGCACCAGACAGATCAGACAGCAATTACCGGCAACATAAATCTtagcgtaaaaaaaaaaagcatgtgtaatatatttttttaaagatttaatatAGGCCTGTAAAAACGAattgttattaaaatattgttaacAAAGTCACCCATTATTTTACATTAGACTAAATTTGCATGCTGTTTGTGATCTTAAATGTATATAGGCTAATTGTTGTAGataagtttatttaaattattttgttaacacggctttttaaaaaatgtctaaaCAATAATCTAACCTAATCTGCGTCGCAAACACACAACCCGATCAAACACAATAGGCTATTGTTTTAGCGTACTACAGTTAAATTTCGGGACGCAGTCTGTTTCATGCACCCATATTTTTCACTGGTAAGATGCTTTAGTGGGCTATTTATATCTGTAAAAATTAAGGTTCTGAAAGTCATAGTAAATGGTGGCGGCTTTCAAATAAACGTCAGAATGCCTATAAAACTGTTAAAAAAGGCAGGGTGAGAAAATTTAAGGGGAGACGAAAAAATAAAAGTAGAGCCTAACCAAGGAAAGACAGACAAATGCATACGAAATATTTATATTGCGCATAACTACTTTATTTTTGGATCTGTACAAAGGAAACAACAACATGGGGGAAAAAAGTAATATTAATGAAAACTGTATTAATGAACAAGATTTTATAGCGTACGGAGTGCAGCTTGGGCGAACCCCTCGAAATCCACAATAATAATATAGCTAAATAATACTTACGTTTGGAAAGTTTTTCAAAAATTTTAGATGATTGTTAATgtcatatttttcttttaaactaAAAGTGGCATTGCAAacttatatccatccatccatcgtcaaccgcttatcctgtgtacagggtcacggggggctggagccttgCAAACTTATatgcaattataaaaaaaaaaaaaaaaagagcaaacctGGAGTATTTTAAATATAACGGTTTCAGTGTGTGAATAAAAAACGCAAGCATGTGCTGAATCACCTAAATCATCTAATCATCTAAATGTATAGATACAAGGTTTTTCTACAGAATGTTGGTAATGTTTTGAGCTACTGTAATTTTCTAAAAATGCAGAACAGTAATTaataaactaaatacattttgatcaTAGATCAAATAAATATAGACTTTCCTAGCCATATAAGCAGCCAGCAACCCACTAATTGGAATTGTAAGTATACTGCTATCTATCCAGTTTTACTAACTGATATTTAGGTAATGTAATATTACATACTCTCTACACACAAAACAGCTCATGTTTAATCGAGCGGTTTTTCGGATGTTGAGATTCACGTTTTTCCTTCAACTGACCCATCCAGATTGCTGATAAGCCATTTAAAATCCCTCTGAAATAAAGAGCTTTGGGATGTGTGACAAAGTTTTCTTCCGGCATCTAGAGACCTCAGAGCCTAAAGGGAggaaagaatgtgaaaatgacagtAAGGAATTGTTTTTACCAACTCAGTTTTTCTGAGATTTTCTCGATTTTGTCTGACTAGTCAAAATTATGCAATACAACACAAATCAGCTCTATGTTTACTTTAAGTGTTTAAATACAGAACAGAACTCTCTGCACTCagaaacttcttttttttttttttttaagcatgatgttaacattttaataatcCTTTAATAATAGTTTGGACATAGTAgtatcaggtaaaaaaaaaaaaatacaactttctTAATTCTCTTcaagttttaaaaagtaaatttgtTTCACACTTCTCTTACCTGCAGTAGTGAATTATGTTGGCTAAATACACGCAGAGTGGCCATAGCCACCCGTCGCACTGCATGATGGCAATCATCACAGGCAGTTTGGAGAAGCAAGCATGGCACATCTGCACTGAGGAGTGCTCCATCTCCTCCATTGATAGTAGCCAGGTTACCCAAGGCCCCACAACAGTGCTGTCGAATGACATTGTCAGCATCTGACAGCAGAGATACAAGGGGAGGGACTGCTTCTATGGCAACCTCCATCCATATGTCCCCCTCACTGTAACCATTCTTTCCctttgaagcagagctggaatcTCCTTGAAGCCCTTGTTTGATGCCTTCCGTTCCTGGTATCCTCTTCAATTTGCCTTGAACTGACAAGGCAATTATATCTCCCCTTTCGCACTCTGTAGTCATAAACCTCTGCAGGCCTTTACTGGAAACATTAAGATCAGTTTTTCCAATTAGACTTAGCCAGTTTCCCACAGCCTTGCAGGCCATTCTACGTACCGATGGAGCAGGATCACACAGGCAGCTCAACAGGTCCTGGAATAGTTGTGGATCAGAGTCAGACCTTGATTCAGTGATGACCTGCCTAACACCTGAGCCCAGGTGGCCCAGCAGGCTACAGCAGGCAGCTCGGATTCCATCATCTTGGTGATGCAAGGCAAGTCGTAGTTGGGTGGCTTCCACAGGATGAAACAAGCAAGAGTGACGGGTGAGATAACGTGTTAGTTGGGAAAGAAGCATAAGAAGTTCCACTGCGCATCCAAAGAGAATTTCACTTTGTAGCAGTTCAGCCAACAGTGAATTTGCCGTTCTACCCTCTACCTGTGGAGATGGGAGTTTTGCCATGGAGACCTTAGAGTTACCTCCATTTCTCCTGTTATACTCATTGCTTCTCCTTAACTCATCCAGACTGTCCATAAGCCAGCTGATACTGCATCCTTGCTGATCTGAGAGAAATTGGAGATGGCCTGCAGAGCTGCCACAGAGTTCTAAACTGTCCACGAGCTCCTCTATACAACCACTTTGCTGCTCTAATCTATCTCTAGAATGTTTCATGCTTTGTTGCTGATATCGCTTGCTTTTTGGCTGCTCTCTTATCTCACTTAACTTGCCAGTCTTGTTTTTGGAGAGCTGGTGTTGAGCCTTCAGCGAATCCTTTTTATTCTTGGATGTATCTACGTTTCCTTTAAGGTCTACTCTCTTCTTAGACTGATCACCTTTAATCTGATCTATCTTGTGTTTTTTAGTGGTTCCATTGCTCCTAATTTGCTCCACACTATGCTCAAAGTGGTTAAGGTGATTCTGAGTCTGGTCTGTTCTATTGTCTGAGCTTTCTGTGCCATAAGGGAGGAAGGCAGAGGCTTGGGCTGCATTGATAAGGCATGAAGCAGTGTGCTGTGGGTCAGATAGTAGCAGACGATTTAAAAGACACAGCGGAAGCTCCACCAGGGCAACAGGAAGAGTTTGAATCATCtgaccaaaaagacaaacaagcagaattaatatatatatatatatatatatatgttttttaaattacatttgcaaTATTCCACTGGACACATCAGCCATCAAAACCTCTGATTATAAGGAAATCTTGAAAACTACAAGAGTATAGCACATAAAACCATACCTGTACTAGGCCAGCCACAATATTTGAACTTTGATACGAATGGAGGATAGACACTATTTTTTCTAAGGGCAAATCCATAGAGAAGGGGATGCAGAGAAGTTGACAGCTCATCATTGATAGGCTGTTTATTTCTGAGTCACCCCAGAAAAGGCCACTCTGAAGCAATGCAGTGCTGCTGCAAGGTATAAAAtgataaatgtactttaaaaccTCAGCTGACAGATCAAACTTAAAATAAACACTAATATAAAAAGCATAGTGTTATTAATGTTCAACACCATGGTAAGAATTTAAAAAGCCATTTCACaccaaatgtgaaatgaaaaagctAAACAAATTGTAGATGAATGGCCTATTCACACACCAGAGCAATTATTTATGGAACACTGATGGAGCATTTAACTAAAGTCAATTCACTTGCAGTTTTTATATGGTGGCATTTAATCTTTGAACGCCAGCAGCAAAAGCATAGGCAAACAAAGTTAGATTAAATCCATAAAGTGCTGGGGAAAGTATTTATTACAGGAAATCTACCCAAGTCTAGTGTCTTTATAATTACAGCACATGTACATCCAGTATATTTTACTACAAGTATAGCCCAAACAAatttatggaatgattttccggacattattcaaaaggaattgcaaattgtatttgcaattgcgttttcaatttgtggacgcataaaatgtgacataatccaaacgcaatttgcattttcgtttaagcgaacgcacagtgactgccagatttcaaatggaaaagcaaagtccgtttgcaactgtgtttcccatatcttacgagttttggccctgtcatatttaaatagcaatttcaattaccacatctgctttttcactttctcagcgtcacgtatgtagccagccaaaactcaaatggaatactaattcccttagtatttccattgatgccttacacggaaacctgtcaatcagggtcaagggtgggattatgctatggggcatGTTTGTCTTGagaagagacgtcactcacagtcgacggtcaagatcaaataaaccggcgtctgttcagggcatcacctctttatttattttgtatttattttaatgtttatttgacagggacaaatgcataggacattgctttataaagaatacaaagtagatgccacgcatacatgtttctagtcatgactaatttgcaacccctgtccctggttaggcttataaatttaaaacaaaaattacagagtactgagtttaagatttataattaataaaatacatacaacaaatacatcccatatatgaaataagatatgggcttaagtagatgtggaagtcactataaaacaaagtctagacacatttaaaaatacaagaacacaaaagggtgcatatgtctgtgcgtgctcacatatgcaacattatgtttgtatgcattgtgttatgtcctgtacagtcagtgttcacaaagttgtttcagtttcagccattgctttaaatgtgtattaaaaaccttgaagtctgtcaatgttttaatttcagatgcattccacaaatgtatgcctcttcctgaaaatgatgtctgaccaaatgttgttctaaCGCTTTGtggctatagtttccacttattgtgcctctagttcttattccgctcttttgtttatgtactagttgacagaatatttctggtgcaacgttgttcacacacttaaaaattagttttaaaaagaaaaatttacaaaactgtcaaaactcaagatattatgcttccttagaatgatgcagtgatgccatcttacagatttctggtccattacttttaatgcttgtttatataatgactcttgaccgtcgactgtgagtgacgtcacttcccaagacaaacacgccccatagcataatcccacccttgaccctgattgacaggtttcgtgtaaggcatcaatggaaatactaaggaattagtattccatttgagttttggctggctacatacgcgacgctgagaaagtgaaaaagcagacgtggtaattgaaattgctatttaaatatgacagggccaaaactcgtaagatatgggaaacacagttgcaaacggactttgcttttccatttgaaatctggcagtcactgtgcgttcgcttaaacgaaaatgcaaacggtaatgtgcgatttgcaattgcgtttggattatgtc from Xyrauchen texanus isolate HMW12.3.18 chromosome 3, RBS_HiC_50CHRs, whole genome shotgun sequence includes these protein-coding regions:
- the LOC127629420 gene encoding uncharacterized protein LOC127629420 codes for the protein MMTMSAPIWKTLLVCPADPLTLSHPQANHSQSEGRKGEGPEESQHLIGDGLSDWMTEEVDFSSYLPTPHSSPSPNASLPPSPLQHDIQVPSDLEVMTSLLQEELAQLEDYFLSEPLPEKASKLGKCDKGPTAVGPPSYYQLPYTSYSSSNQSESSPLLVTLATGELDLLSFCGGPIGRTKIPRHTPYSCSRPNSNICSRKRVSDGARVAESYESSIWSSKGCSSGNSAVAPAGSYSCAEDEQVVGKGYCLGSAVEIRRCTILPKEEKNCRYTEEAIATSKVVGGGYGFSGPLQIPLKKDEMMYGVREVNLSGIGGSTEMEIMSDAKSGSSDVVKANTTWKSEPNESRFLQGTPQEEAYNSFLGAINDPVKAESAEIHRQHNNFHCGFLEGQGPDCLGGDHHRPEMGSPCARGVCVLKEDPCIVKPELEVPLIEGNHGERKQKKRDQNKTAAHRYRQRKRAEFDSLEEQLHGLEGRNRELRDKAESVEREIQYVKDLLIEVYKARSQRLKQETRT
- the stk36 gene encoding serine/threonine-protein kinase 36 isoform X3 — encoded protein: MSVSTLVLTSIKGTPLYMSPELVEEKPYDHSADLWSLGCILYELHTGAPPFYTNSIFHLVQLIVRDPVKWPENMGQDCTSFLKGLLMKDPKKRLSWPDLLHHPFVADGVLMVSDEGSSNPLTVPPSPEVQALKQQQAAEKTTAHSGEGKLLRKARELREKERNNRLEIGSGNAACTSQPRCKTASAVGAPTTGLSLGSTFSVYQNSSQPATNQHQANDNGVTRVFTAACKGQISKDYAREFPSVEVGPQQVLKRSGYARTSLASVRMDSEEQDVDSDYEWQQVVEFGVQIPVNSAILQKLKTKLLSAKNQLLVRNGEEASSVRQPLKVLRNIVQSCQPGDVEKVGKELELPHLLFSLTEDFLNIPDLMQEEQGELVLGDLMSILIMYLEKSPDWEIKGSAEDLCQLFISVFLCRDPKRSALLATAVLTLFTHRSISVNISLESLTTFLGNILKYTEEPQNPLPAGWGMYDGLLSLILYRLYECESSSLLEFRYLKLWPSLWTKVNTTLENTTSERCHFSPNGLYVFLSLALLVFSSDTCNFVALLSDLSIHCSSALSHLLTTSCSTALLQSGLFWGDSEINSLSMMSCQLLCIPFSMDLPLEKIVSILHSYQSSNIVAGLVQMIQTLPVALVELPLCLLNRLLLSDPQHTASCLINAAQASAFLPYGTESSDNRTDQTQNHLNHFEHSVEQIRSNGTTKKHKIDQIKGDQSKKRVDLKGNVDTSKNKKDSLKAQHQLSKNKTGKLSEIREQPKSKRYQQQSMKHSRDRLEQQSGCIEELVDSLELCGSSAGHLQFLSDQQGCSISWLMDSLDELRRSNEYNRRNGGNSKVSMAKLPSPQVEGRTANSLLAELLQSEILFGCAVELLMLLSQLTRYLTRHSCLFHPVEATQLRLALHHQDDGIRAACCSLLGHLGSGVRQVITESRSDSDPQLFQDLLSCLCDPAPSVRRMACKAVGNWLSLIGKTDLNVSSKGLQRFMTTECERGDIIALSVQGKLKRIPGTEGIKQGLQGDSSSASKGKNGYSEGDIWMEVAIEAVPPLVSLLSDADNVIRQHCCGALGNLATINGGDGALLSADVPCLLLQTACDDCHHAVRRVAMATLRVFSQHNSLLQALRSLDAGRKLCHTSQSSLFQRDFKWLISNLDGSVEGKT